A window of the Acidimicrobiales bacterium genome harbors these coding sequences:
- a CDS encoding tyrosine-type recombinase/integrase: MARRRLAPASVQGVGSVMRSLVTSAHKARWLPPEADPMWHVAYSAKATHQGQAVGFVVRSELPNDGQCAALFSALVEMGEPSWALAMRLAHRCGARWGELVALRPIDIAFEPHRSVYVRRALEQSGRGLVFKEPKNAQARTTIFPASLADDLGGYDARVSAERGAEGLLFPGRDGDPAGRRPFLRLWHRAARAAGWPMLSPARAIWHPHDLRHVAACWMLFDLGLDAAVAARMLGHANAAFTLSRYVGVRTGADAATNELTEGW; encoded by the coding sequence GTGGCCCGCCGGCGCCTGGCCCCTGCCAGCGTCCAGGGCGTCGGCTCGGTCATGAGGTCCCTCGTCACCTCCGCCCACAAGGCCCGCTGGCTGCCTCCCGAGGCCGACCCCATGTGGCATGTGGCCTACTCGGCGAAGGCCACCCACCAGGGCCAGGCCGTGGGATTCGTCGTGCGCTCCGAGCTGCCCAACGACGGCCAGTGCGCCGCCCTGTTCTCGGCCCTGGTAGAGATGGGGGAACCCAGCTGGGCCCTGGCCATGCGCCTGGCCCACCGCTGTGGCGCCCGCTGGGGGGAGCTCGTGGCCCTGCGGCCGATCGACATCGCCTTCGAGCCGCATCGGAGCGTCTATGTCCGCCGGGCTCTCGAGCAGTCCGGGCGGGGGCTCGTGTTCAAAGAGCCGAAGAACGCCCAGGCCCGCACCACCATCTTCCCGGCCAGCCTGGCCGACGACCTGGGAGGCTACGACGCCCGGGTGAGCGCCGAGCGGGGCGCCGAGGGCCTCCTGTTCCCCGGGCGCGACGGGGACCCGGCCGGGCGCCGCCCGTTCCTGCGTCTGTGGCATCGGGCCGCCCGAGCTGCCGGCTGGCCGATGCTCTCCCCCGCCCGGGCCATCTGGCACCCCCATGACCTGCGCCACGTGGCCGCCTGCTGGATGCTGTTCGACCTGGGCCTCGATGCGGCGGTGGCCGCCCGGATGCTCGGCCACGCCAACGCCGCGTTCACCCTGTCCCGCTACGTGGGAGTGCGCACCGGCGCCGACGCGGCGACCAACGAGCTGACCGAGGGTTGGTAG